The DNA segment AGTCCGGAGCAGGCGGAGATGAGCGGGCTGGACGTGGATACGCGCAGCGATATCTACAGCTTGGGTGTGCTTCTCTATGAGCTCCTGGTGGGACAAACACCGTTTGATGCGAAGGAGATGCTGAAGGGGGGGATCGATGCGCTCCGGAGGATGATTCGGGAGAAGGATCCGCACCGACCCAGCACGAGGCTGACTCAAGAGCTGGCGACTGCGAAAACGAGGACTCGGAAGGCGACGCAGGGGTTGAGTATGCCCACGCCCGAGGAAGTGGCCGCCGAGACTCGTCGCTGCCTTCGTTTGAAGGAGCAGATCAGCGTGGTGAGGGGCGATCTGGATTGGATCGTGATGAAGTGCTTGGAGAAGAATCGAGCGCGGCGTTACGAGACGGCGAATGGCTTGGCCGCCGATGTCCGACGGTTTCTGAACCATGAACCTGTGGTGGCTCGCGCGCCCAGCCGCGCCTATGTTCTCCAGAAGCTGATCCAGCGGAACAAAGCCACTCTGGTCGTGTCGGCCACCCTGGCTCTGACCTTGGTCGTCGGGGTAAGCGCGGTGATCTGGATTCAATATCGGGCCAATCAGGGGTATCGACGACAGCTTTATGAGTCGAACGTCAACCGAGCCGGCCTGGCCTGGCAGGCACGACAATCAGCGCGGCAACGCGAGCTGCTGGACCTCTGTCCGGTGGAGATGCGCCATTGGGAATGGAACTTCCTACAGCATCAAATAAGTCGTTGGGAATCCAAGCTCGTGTTGGAAGGGATCGAGATCACGGAGGGGTCGGTGAACGCGGACAGTTCCTGGATGGTCGTCATGGAGGCCGGCTCGCTGCAGATGATGGGGCTCCCATCTGGGGAACGGATCAGCCGTCGATTCCCCCCCGGGCACCAAGCGCGCTGGGGCATCCTCTCCCCTCAGGGAGATCGGCTGGCGTTCGTCGAGGGTCCAGGCCAAACTTTAGCGATCTGGGATATCGGTCACGAGAAGCGGGTCGATGGGGTACCGCCGGCCGAGGCTCACGTCATCTCCTGGTCGAAGAACGGTCAGCTCTTGGCGTTCACCAGTGATGCGACGACGATCCGACTCTGGGATGCGAGAAATCGCCGCGAGCTGGGAACATATACTGCGAACCATGCGGTGCTCGCGCTGGAGTTCGCGCCGGACGGCAAGACCTTGGCCGTGGGTACGAGAGAATTGGATATCCAGTTGCTCGACGTTGAGACTCGCACCGTGCGACGTACGTTGCGGACGCGCGGTCCCTACTATGGGCTCCTGCGGTTTAGTCCTGATGGGCGGAAACTTGCGGCCGCCAACGGAACCGCGGGTGGATATGCGCGCGACCACCGCGTTTGGGATTTGGAAGACGGAGGCTCTCTCGATCTGAGTTTGGGAGGCGAGGCTTCTAGCTTCGCGTTCAGCGCCGACAGCCAGCAGCTGGTGGTCGGTGACGTCAACGGAGTGGTTCACCTCTGGGATCTGGGCCGTCGCCTGGAGGTCGGCCATTTCCTTGCCCATGAATCTGAGGTTCTGTGGGCGCGTGTGTTGCCCGATGGCCGGATCCTGTCGTCTGCTCGTGATCGAACCACTCGACTCTGGCAAACCGGTAGCTCCGAAGTGATCCAACTCCAAGGGTATCCTAATTCCCTTCGCACGGT comes from the Verrucomicrobiales bacterium genome and includes:
- a CDS encoding protein kinase, giving the protein MNETSKSSEDELFAAALELSSASARAAFLDGACQDNPDLRARLEALLQGHFEAAGFLTREPERAAKADASGLPSERTAVRVGRYKLLEKIGEGGFGEVWMAEQREPVKRRVALKIIKLGMDSRQVVARFEAERQALAMMDHPNIAKIYDGGVVGSTLNEDSSSLFTPHSQLSSGRPYFVMELVRGVKITEYCDQHQLPTRERLELFIQVCQAIQHAHQKGIIHRDIKPSNILVTLHDGVPVPKVIDFGIAKATQGELTDKTVFTQFQQFIGTPAYISPEQAEMSGLDVDTRSDIYSLGVLLYELLVGQTPFDAKEMLKGGIDALRRMIREKDPHRPSTRLTQELATAKTRTRKATQGLSMPTPEEVAAETRRCLRLKEQISVVRGDLDWIVMKCLEKNRARRYETANGLAADVRRFLNHEPVVARAPSRAYVLQKLIQRNKATLVVSATLALTLVVGVSAVIWIQYRANQGYRRQLYESNVNRAGLAWQARQSARQRELLDLCPVEMRHWEWNFLQHQISRWESKLVLEGIEITEGSVNADSSWMVVMEAGSLQMMGLPSGERISRRFPPGHQARWGILSPQGDRLAFVEGPGQTLAIWDIGHEKRVDGVPPAEAHVISWSKNGQLLAFTSDATTIRLWDARNRRELGTYTANHAVLALEFAPDGKTLAVGTRELDIQLLDVETRTVRRTLRTRGPYYGLLRFSPDGRKLAAANGTAGGYARDHRVWDLEDGGSLDLSLGGEASSFAFSADSQQLVVGDVNGVVHLWDLGRRLEVGHFLAHESEVLWARVLPDGRILSSARDRTTRLWQTGSSEVIQLQGYPNSLRTVAFSPDSRWVAGAGIHSSVHVWNAATGHRAGASAKHGEHSFAVAVGPDGRVASSGSDQVVRLWDRVTQKVVWEGSIAPAEMPYWIAFSPDGRRVYVASSKDTLTMLDGTTGARLKSVSGLGSVLDGLAVSRDGRLIALGQKEQISVRSADDLSELWQASVRVERCVTFSPDGKWLASGDRDGSISLWDVASAGRVRRQLTGHAGGVSGVGFHPDGNRLVSSGFDGQVKVWDWRAGVEMLTLRWPGGGRVWHAAFSPDGKTIAGAGGDGLVTLWKTE